From the genome of Homalodisca vitripennis isolate AUS2020 chromosome 8, UT_GWSS_2.1, whole genome shotgun sequence, one region includes:
- the LOC124367831 gene encoding glutathione S-transferase 1-like isoform X3, translating into MPLIFYYMDVSPPARSVDLVIHELGLTVQYKIVDLFKDEQLDPDYLKVNPLHTIPAIDDNGFVLWGSQAINTYLVSKYGKEDSLYPKNLQKRAIVDQRLHYSNDIFYVLKETARTLLRAGKIPLLELFPKIKEIQENVEKLLTGQRFIAGDTLTVADHSYVTYMDVFEVLSPTEDKFPLTKQWFARCKETMKDFEKVNKNGADLLISKLMESLSQG; encoded by the exons ATGCCTCTGATTTTCTACTACATGGATGTCAGTCCACCAGCTCGATCTGTAGACTTGGTCATACACGAACTCGGCTTGACTGTTCAATATAAGATTGTTGACCTGTTTAAGGATGAACAATTGGATCCAGATTACTTGAAG GTAAATCCTCTCCATACAATCCCTGCCATTGATGACAACGGGTTTGTTCTCTGGGGAAG TCAAGCAATAAATACTTACTTGGTATCCAAATATGGCAAGGAAGATTCTCTTTATCCCAAAAACCTCCAGAAGAGAGCAATTGTTGACCAAAGGCTGCACTACAGCAACGATATTTTCTACGTGTTGAAAGAGACTGCT AGAACTTTGTTGCGGGCTGGTAAGATACCATTATTAGAGCTGTTTCCAAAAATCAAAGAGATCCAAGAGAACGTGGAGAAGTTGCTGACAGGACAAAGGTTCATAGCTGGAGACACTCTGACTGTTGCTGACCATAGCTATGTTACTTATATGGACGTATTTGAG GTGTTGTCCCCAACTGAAGACAAGTTCCCACTGACAAAACAATGGTTTGCCCGCTGTAAGGAAACAATGAAGGATTTCGAGAAAGTCAACAAGAACGGCGCTGATCTTTTGATTTCCAAGCTGATGGAAAGCCTTTCTCAGggttga